A region of Paenibacillus sp. 37 DNA encodes the following proteins:
- a CDS encoding YneF family protein: MDIVIPIITLIVGLVGGFFIGVFYLRKQLEKMQSNPDMLQKMAKQMGYNLNGKQMQRAQQMMKNQQPGAKMPQPQQHPARKSSGRRK; encoded by the coding sequence ATGGATATTGTTATACCGATTATTACATTGATTGTTGGTCTGGTCGGGGGATTTTTCATCGGGGTGTTCTACTTGCGTAAACAACTTGAGAAAATGCAAAGCAATCCGGACATGCTTCAGAAAATGGCGAAGCAAATGGGCTACAACCTGAATGGCAAGCAAATGCAGCGTGCCCAGCAGATGATGAAGAATCAGCAGCCAGGAGCGAAAATGCCTCAGCCGCAACAGCATCCTGCGCGTAAAAGTTCGGGCCGCCGAAAATAA
- a CDS encoding HD-GYP domain-containing protein, producing the protein MKYVNVESVEAGELLGKTVYSSNGTVLLSAGVQLTVYMVNTLKRIGVTMLYIQDEAYKDVDAEDILDETTKRAIINEMSVTLESIRSGKDWSPRKVALSIEKLLNDVLNGREMLVQLTDIRTKDNAQYVHAMNVCLLSSVIGLNMGLNYNQLKDLAVGALLHDIGKVGEPPGSGSAANSSLHHTWRGFEVIKNKREFSLLVAHTALQHHEHVDGTGMPRGIKGSDIHLFARIVSVANIYDNLINGLSKDSLMPHEACEEMMALSGTKLDRDILIEFNKSVSVYPNGTAVRLSTKETGVIVRQHRGLPGRPVIRVARGSTRYSLDVVEIDLAQHTTVFIEAVMT; encoded by the coding sequence ATGAAGTATGTAAACGTGGAGAGCGTGGAAGCGGGGGAGCTTCTGGGCAAGACGGTATATTCCAGTAACGGCACGGTACTGCTGTCTGCCGGAGTCCAGCTCACCGTATACATGGTCAATACGCTGAAGCGTATTGGCGTGACCATGTTATACATCCAGGATGAAGCGTATAAAGATGTGGATGCAGAAGACATTCTGGATGAAACCACGAAACGGGCAATAATTAACGAAATGAGTGTCACACTCGAATCCATTCGATCCGGGAAAGATTGGAGTCCGAGAAAGGTTGCCCTCAGTATAGAGAAGTTGCTGAATGATGTACTGAACGGGCGTGAAATGCTTGTGCAGCTCACCGATATTCGTACCAAAGACAATGCACAGTATGTTCATGCGATGAATGTATGTTTGTTGTCTTCGGTCATCGGACTGAATATGGGACTCAATTATAATCAACTGAAGGACCTTGCTGTGGGGGCATTATTGCATGATATTGGCAAAGTGGGGGAACCTCCTGGCAGTGGCTCTGCTGCAAATTCTTCGCTGCACCATACATGGCGTGGATTTGAAGTGATTAAGAACAAACGGGAGTTCAGTCTGTTGGTCGCCCATACGGCCCTGCAACATCATGAGCATGTAGATGGTACAGGCATGCCGAGGGGAATCAAAGGGAGTGACATTCATCTGTTTGCGAGAATCGTTAGTGTGGCTAATATCTATGATAATCTCATTAATGGTTTATCCAAGGACAGTTTGATGCCACATGAGGCCTGTGAAGAGATGATGGCGTTGTCTGGTACAAAGCTCGATCGGGACATTCTGATTGAGTTCAACAAGAGTGTATCCGTGTATCCCAATGGTACAGCGGTACGACTGTCCACCAAAGAGACTGGAGTCATTGTGCGTCAACATCGGGGATTGCCCGGCAGACCTGTAATCAGGGTGGCACGCGGAAGTACGCGTTATTCTCTGGATGTGGTTGAAATCGATCTGGCTCAGCATACAACCGTTTTCATTGAAGCTGTCATGACGTAG
- the folE gene encoding GTP cyclohydrolase I FolE has protein sequence MAGVKDYLNSKVSDNREKIEYHVEQILKLIGEDSTREGLLETPARVTRMYEEIFGGYEVDPRDVLGVTFDENHEELVIVKDIVYYSQCEHHMAPFFGKVHIGYVPSGKIVGLSKMARLVEAVTRRLQVQERITSQIADILTEAVEPHGVMVVVEGEHLCMCSRGVKKPGSKTVTSAVRGSFRENPAQRAEFLSLVKD, from the coding sequence GTGGCTGGCGTTAAAGATTATTTGAATTCAAAAGTATCCGACAATCGGGAAAAGATCGAGTATCATGTAGAGCAGATCCTGAAATTGATCGGGGAAGATAGTACACGTGAAGGGCTGCTTGAAACGCCTGCACGTGTGACCCGAATGTATGAAGAAATTTTTGGTGGTTATGAAGTAGATCCACGCGATGTGCTCGGTGTTACGTTTGACGAGAATCATGAAGAACTGGTTATCGTTAAGGATATTGTCTACTACAGTCAGTGTGAGCACCATATGGCGCCGTTCTTCGGCAAGGTACACATTGGCTATGTACCAAGCGGCAAGATCGTTGGTCTGAGCAAAATGGCTCGTCTGGTCGAAGCAGTAACACGTCGCCTTCAAGTTCAGGAACGTATTACTTCACAGATTGCTGACATTCTGACAGAGGCCGTTGAACCTCATGGAGTTATGGTCGTTGTGGAAGGCGAGCACTTGTGCATGTGTTCCCGCGGCGTGAAGAAACCGGGAAGCAAGACGGTAACGTCTGCTGTACGTGGTTCTTTCCGTGAGAATCCGGCACAACGTGCGGAGTTCTTGTCTTTGGTGAAAGATTAA
- a CDS encoding alpha/beta hydrolase, with amino-acid sequence MYPTSQSEAPLQTKVSDLPSSLSPRLIRFKHIIVALLLSVVFFLLFCFIALHGYIAWVLSNPTVAPVFSNPMQAKNMKYEDITFPAADGSRTMQGWYIPADNAASKTIIFSHGYGANREETWVPMYDLAHYAHQLGFNVVMFDYGFASQVNKAVATGGKAESQQLLGAIQFAKQRGAQELVVWGFSMGAGTALQTGLITKEVDAMILDSAFLLEPDTLYHNIHNQIDLPRQPTLEIMKLLFPVLNGTGLQQIPYQEVKKEDYPFPIFFIHGTEDEKAPYPIAEQLAANQTNPYSDVWIVQDAHHELIFREHPKEYLRRVSTFLSHVTKTSSDDVQNTNNGQ; translated from the coding sequence ATGTATCCAACATCCCAGAGCGAAGCCCCGCTGCAAACAAAAGTGTCCGATCTGCCCTCTTCCCTATCACCGAGGCTGATTCGGTTCAAACATATTATCGTAGCGCTGCTGCTCTCCGTTGTATTTTTTCTACTGTTTTGTTTTATTGCACTGCATGGTTATATCGCATGGGTATTATCCAATCCTACTGTAGCGCCGGTCTTCTCCAATCCGATGCAAGCCAAGAACATGAAGTACGAAGACATCACGTTCCCGGCAGCAGATGGCAGCCGGACGATGCAGGGATGGTATATACCTGCTGACAATGCTGCAAGCAAAACGATTATTTTCAGTCACGGCTATGGTGCCAATCGTGAAGAAACATGGGTTCCCATGTATGACCTGGCACACTATGCTCATCAACTTGGGTTCAACGTGGTCATGTTCGATTATGGCTTCGCCTCACAGGTGAACAAAGCTGTAGCAACAGGTGGCAAAGCTGAGTCACAGCAATTGCTCGGTGCGATCCAGTTCGCCAAGCAACGTGGTGCGCAGGAACTGGTTGTCTGGGGCTTCTCGATGGGTGCCGGTACAGCGTTACAAACCGGACTGATTACGAAGGAAGTGGATGCAATGATTCTGGACAGTGCGTTCCTGCTGGAGCCAGATACACTGTACCACAACATTCACAACCAGATCGATCTGCCACGTCAGCCTACACTGGAGATCATGAAGCTGTTGTTCCCTGTTCTGAATGGTACCGGATTACAACAGATTCCATACCAGGAAGTGAAAAAGGAAGATTATCCGTTCCCGATTTTCTTCATCCATGGTACAGAGGACGAGAAGGCACCTTATCCAATTGCGGAGCAACTCGCCGCCAACCAGACCAATCCGTACTCCGATGTATGGATTGTCCAGGATGCGCATCATGAGTTGATCTTCCGGGAGCATCCAAAGGAATATCTGCGTCGTGTCTCAACTTTCCTCAGTCATGTAACGAAAACAAGCAGTGACGATGTGCAGAACACGAATAATGGACAATAA
- a CDS encoding biotin/lipoate A/B protein ligase family protein, translating to MSVPSHSDQPVQPEKGLQADQQATLRLQIWETPLMRQGSSVLEAFAWEEVMCRRVGAGHLPVAHIWRHPAAFVAGLRDRRLPQAVEAMEQIRSQGTAVCVRPSGGAAVPLNPGVVNVSLILPNPGHAINIHDDFREMASIIAESLTPWSNQAQTGEVQGAFCPGDYDVSVGGLKFCGIAQRRQAKAYIITAFIIVEGQGDQLAAAVRQFYQHAAGGASEGYPDAQPGTMASLKELAGVPSAAAYTAALVRTLRDRYPQAETSRVLSVGSEEVRVTAEQMKLRYD from the coding sequence ATGAGTGTACCTTCCCATTCAGATCAACCGGTTCAGCCGGAAAAGGGACTACAGGCAGATCAACAGGCTACATTGCGTCTGCAAATCTGGGAGACACCACTCATGCGACAAGGGAGTAGTGTACTCGAAGCTTTTGCTTGGGAAGAAGTTATGTGCAGGCGGGTTGGGGCAGGGCATCTACCTGTTGCACATATATGGAGACACCCAGCTGCCTTTGTAGCGGGTCTGCGTGACCGCAGGTTGCCACAGGCTGTAGAAGCGATGGAACAGATTAGAAGCCAAGGTACAGCGGTCTGTGTTCGGCCTTCCGGTGGAGCGGCAGTACCCTTGAACCCAGGGGTAGTTAATGTGTCACTGATTCTGCCTAATCCCGGACATGCCATCAATATTCATGATGATTTCCGGGAGATGGCTTCGATTATTGCCGAGTCGCTAACGCCGTGGTCGAATCAGGCGCAAACTGGTGAGGTTCAGGGTGCTTTTTGCCCGGGAGATTATGATGTCAGTGTAGGTGGCCTAAAATTCTGTGGTATTGCCCAGCGTAGACAAGCAAAGGCGTATATTATTACTGCTTTTATTATTGTGGAAGGTCAGGGAGATCAATTGGCAGCGGCCGTGCGACAATTCTATCAGCATGCAGCAGGCGGGGCGAGTGAAGGATATCCCGATGCTCAGCCTGGCACGATGGCAAGTCTGAAAGAATTGGCAGGTGTACCTTCAGCTGCGGCATATACTGCGGCTTTGGTTCGCACACTGCGCGATCGCTATCCGCAGGCGGAGACCAGCAGGGTGCTTAGCGTTGGTTCTGAAGAAGTACGCGTGACAGCTGAGCAGATGAAGCTACGCTACGATTAA
- a CDS encoding Fe-Mn family superoxide dismutase, producing the protein MNWYGYGHLLPLRTLEEIRFWKEQEKEHTLVIRALVPDLEPPYVKLLEEWEVTFANSERVANQLLKQLLPATHPPAPYMVRCIDQLVLAARQQSREFIKQLYVLLEQSAAVQAVPLAKVLILHFIRESEYFLGVLDTLGQPGILRETDSEPSLFLENALHTSGSGSVHRQASEAPTSPEGNVNAPAASAQIQSATVQPPSTGTTQATPSTTAPPVKEKPVPIGGHTLPPLPYAYNALEPHIDELTMRIHHDKHHQSYVDGLNVAEKKLAESRKKNNFELIKHWERELAFNGAGHYLHTIFWTIMNPAGGGKPSGMLAEQIKRDFGSYEAFKNQFTEAANKVEGSGWAMLVWSPRAHRLEILQAEKHQNLSQSDIVPLLPLDVWEHAYYLKHQNERKKYIEDWWNVVYWPAVAERYETARKLLWPPY; encoded by the coding sequence ATGAACTGGTATGGATATGGTCACCTGCTGCCTCTGCGGACATTGGAGGAAATTCGTTTCTGGAAAGAGCAAGAGAAAGAACATACACTCGTCATCCGTGCCCTGGTTCCTGATCTGGAGCCCCCATACGTCAAGCTGCTGGAGGAATGGGAGGTTACCTTTGCAAACAGTGAGCGAGTAGCCAATCAGCTTTTAAAACAACTATTGCCCGCAACCCATCCACCTGCTCCCTACATGGTTCGTTGTATCGATCAACTTGTGCTGGCAGCTCGGCAGCAATCGAGAGAGTTCATCAAACAGCTGTATGTTCTTCTGGAACAAAGCGCTGCTGTGCAAGCTGTTCCGCTTGCCAAAGTACTCATTCTGCATTTTATCCGCGAATCGGAGTATTTTCTGGGCGTATTGGATACGCTTGGCCAACCGGGCATCTTGCGTGAAACGGATTCGGAGCCATCACTTTTTCTGGAAAATGCGCTTCATACGTCAGGGTCCGGAAGCGTCCATCGCCAAGCTTCAGAAGCTCCAACTTCTCCAGAGGGGAATGTAAATGCACCTGCTGCTTCAGCTCAGATCCAATCTGCAACCGTTCAACCGCCTTCTACCGGAACAACACAAGCCACACCCAGCACTACAGCACCTCCCGTAAAAGAAAAGCCGGTTCCCATTGGAGGGCACACACTGCCCCCTCTTCCCTATGCGTACAATGCGCTGGAGCCACATATTGATGAGCTGACGATGCGTATCCATCATGACAAACACCATCAATCTTATGTGGACGGATTAAATGTAGCAGAGAAGAAGCTGGCGGAATCGCGAAAAAAGAATAATTTTGAACTCATCAAACATTGGGAACGTGAACTCGCCTTCAACGGGGCTGGCCACTACCTGCATACGATCTTCTGGACGATTATGAATCCTGCTGGCGGCGGCAAACCTTCCGGTATGCTGGCAGAGCAGATCAAGCGAGATTTCGGAAGTTATGAAGCGTTTAAGAATCAATTCACAGAAGCCGCGAATAAAGTGGAAGGCAGTGGCTGGGCGATGCTTGTCTGGAGCCCGAGAGCACATCGTTTGGAGATTTTGCAGGCGGAAAAACACCAGAACCTGTCCCAGTCCGATATCGTACCGCTCCTGCCACTGGATGTGTGGGAACATGCCTACTATCTGAAACATCAGAATGAACGCAAAAAATATATCGAGGATTGGTGGAACGTTGTCTACTGGCCCGCTGTTGCGGAGCGTTACGAAACGGCACGCAAGTTGTTGTGGCCGCCTTATTAA
- the queG gene encoding tRNA epoxyqueuosine(34) reductase QueG — translation MTSVQTGAAQDASVWERLKQEIKAAGPGLGIDDIGFASADPFVSLKSLLEQSRDKGYASGFEEPDIEKRVHPALKDGEPASLIAIAVAYPSKMVNPPKSEPGAYRGIFARSAWGQDYHQVLRAAMDKLVNFIKERVPEAMIESMVDTGALVDRAVSQRAGIGFSAKNCAIISPKFGSWIFLGELVTNIPFQPDTPVTEDCGECTKCIDACPTGALEGPGQLNSQRCISFVTQTKGFVDEEFMLKIGNRLYGCDTCQIVCPKNRGKNWDHHPEFHPDPEIVKPLLLPLLDIGNREFKERFGQSSAAWRGKKPIQRNAVIALGNFKDKSAVPKLTEVLKRDPRPELRGTAAWALSRIGGEDAMRAIGEAAANEQDGNVLSMLQKAEERLSSSETLPKQPQAGQVSEKQPEEQNNENNALRALQQDLKMEAGIEPGSEQSAQPDKPEAAAWKPSAVTGLHGKPVYYDEVLTPIGTLTLCATDEGLCHIDFGAFHVREAHLQQWARIWIGEYRYEKNEEKLSEAAKQLKEYFAGERKTFDLQLERLGTPFQLQVWQVLSDISYGEASSHQQVAEIIGRPKAVRAVLDAISKNPIPIIIPCHRISGKDGTLVGYVGGLQTKEQLLALEQLS, via the coding sequence ATGACGAGCGTACAGACCGGGGCAGCACAGGATGCCTCTGTATGGGAGAGGTTAAAACAGGAGATCAAGGCAGCTGGCCCCGGACTGGGCATTGATGATATCGGATTTGCTTCGGCTGATCCTTTTGTTTCCCTGAAGTCGCTGCTGGAGCAGTCGCGGGATAAAGGGTATGCTTCAGGTTTTGAAGAGCCGGATATTGAAAAAAGGGTGCACCCCGCCTTAAAAGATGGCGAGCCTGCTTCACTCATTGCAATAGCCGTGGCATACCCATCCAAAATGGTGAATCCGCCGAAATCGGAGCCTGGTGCGTATCGAGGTATTTTTGCCCGTTCGGCTTGGGGTCAGGACTATCATCAGGTCCTGCGTGCAGCGATGGACAAGCTGGTCAATTTTATAAAGGAACGCGTACCTGAAGCCATGATCGAAAGCATGGTAGACACTGGAGCATTGGTGGATCGTGCGGTGTCCCAGCGTGCGGGGATTGGTTTTAGTGCCAAAAACTGTGCCATTATATCACCCAAATTTGGTTCATGGATTTTTCTCGGAGAACTGGTAACGAATATTCCTTTTCAACCAGACACACCTGTGACCGAAGACTGCGGTGAATGTACAAAATGTATCGATGCCTGTCCTACAGGAGCATTGGAGGGGCCGGGGCAGTTGAATTCACAGCGTTGTATTTCTTTTGTAACCCAGACGAAAGGGTTCGTGGATGAAGAATTTATGCTGAAAATAGGCAACCGGCTGTACGGTTGTGACACGTGTCAGATCGTATGTCCGAAGAACCGGGGCAAGAACTGGGATCACCATCCCGAATTTCACCCTGATCCGGAGATTGTGAAGCCGTTGTTGCTACCACTACTGGACATTGGTAACCGGGAATTCAAGGAACGTTTCGGTCAGAGTTCCGCCGCTTGGCGGGGCAAGAAGCCGATTCAACGCAACGCCGTTATTGCCCTGGGCAATTTCAAAGACAAAAGTGCTGTACCCAAACTTACAGAAGTATTAAAACGTGATCCGCGCCCCGAGTTGCGGGGAACCGCAGCCTGGGCGTTAAGCAGAATTGGAGGAGAAGACGCCATGAGAGCAATTGGGGAAGCTGCCGCTAACGAACAAGATGGGAACGTACTAAGCATGCTGCAGAAGGCCGAGGAGCGACTGAGTTCGTCCGAGACCTTACCCAAACAGCCACAGGCTGGGCAAGTGAGTGAGAAGCAGCCAGAGGAACAGAACAACGAGAACAATGCTTTACGTGCGTTACAACAGGATTTGAAAATGGAAGCTGGGATTGAACCGGGTAGTGAGCAGTCTGCACAGCCTGACAAACCGGAAGCCGCAGCGTGGAAACCTTCAGCCGTTACGGGTCTTCATGGCAAGCCCGTATACTACGATGAGGTACTGACACCGATTGGTACTCTTACGTTATGCGCGACGGATGAAGGGCTGTGTCATATTGATTTTGGCGCCTTTCACGTACGGGAAGCTCATCTGCAACAATGGGCCCGCATCTGGATTGGCGAGTATCGATATGAGAAGAATGAAGAGAAGCTCAGCGAAGCTGCAAAACAGTTAAAGGAGTATTTTGCAGGGGAGAGAAAAACGTTCGACTTGCAGCTTGAACGGCTTGGAACACCATTCCAGCTACAAGTATGGCAAGTACTGTCCGATATATCTTATGGAGAGGCCTCATCACACCAACAGGTTGCGGAAATCATCGGCAGACCCAAGGCTGTTCGTGCAGTTCTGGACGCCATTAGCAAGAATCCGATTCCGATTATTATTCCCTGTCACCGTATCAGTGGTAAAGACGGTACCCTGGTGGGTTATGTAGGCGGTCTGCAAACCAAGGAGCAATTGCTCGCATTGGAGCAGCTATCGTAA